Proteins encoded together in one Centropristis striata isolate RG_2023a ecotype Rhode Island chromosome 6, C.striata_1.0, whole genome shotgun sequence window:
- the c2cd4a gene encoding C2 calcium-dependent domain-containing protein 4A: protein MWVVEKIRVSVDRSNLPISSAELSFKIGDIMFGEKGDKLKRISLCPNVITPDNIPEFCIPPTIPLLQEMKNPEQSRAARCNKMSPCERASPEIEVTRYEPMNPHIIQVESVDESPYDVCSDEETTNADPQSQAALSLPHMAKAQTCYGFCTLLESPHTRRKESLFHSDPGCSPLLLPRSRSAVCSKVSSPSSSPSSFSLNSLTSRLSPRGYTLNWQATLDSDTTSSTESSPFSSPLLTRCPAKSSLFKALSHELLLSRNIRKAMVSRNNSLSTDEGSSTDNSPNVMRRASDGLTEGLPSSYSLAPPTIFPMDLTLHRERVMKERMAPIGKDGSLRLSAEYCPDNQRLRVRLISAEGLYPLSVDPKIINCSVSLSLVPGKVQKQRSTVIRKSRNPIFNEDFFFDAISEEDLIQRSLRFKVVNKMSTLKRDYLLGDCDLPLSSIVTS, encoded by the coding sequence ATGTGGGTAGTGGAGAAGATCCGTGTGTCAGTGGACAGATCTAACCTGCCTATCTCATCAGCAGAACTCAGCTTTAAAATTGGTGACATCATGTTTGGGGAAAAAGGCGATAAACTTAAAAGGATTTCCCTCTGTCCTAATGTCATCACCCCGGACAATATCCCAGAGTTCTGCATCCCCCCAACGATCCCATTGCTGCAGGAGATGAAGAACCCGGAGCAGAGCCGAGCTGCCCGCTGTAACAAGATGTCTCCCTGTGAGAGGGCGAGCCCTGAAATAGAGGTGACGCGTTATGAGCCCATGAACCCGCATATAATCCAGGTGGAGAGTGTGGATGAGAGCCCCTATGATGTCTGCAGCGACGAGGAGACTACCAATGCGGATCCCCAGAGCCAGGCCGCATTGTCTCTTCCACACATGGCCAAAGCTCAGACCTGCTATGGCTTTTGCACCTTACTGGAGAGCCCCCACACCCGGAGGAAGGAGTCGCTCTTCCACTCTGATCCCGGCTGCTCTCCCCTGCTGCTGCCCAGGAGCCGATCTGCCGTGTGCTCCAAAGTCTCCtcgccctcctcctctccttcctcattCAGCCTTAACAGCCTGACCTCCAGGCTTTCCCCAAGAGGATACACCTTGAACTGGCAGGCCACTCTGGACAGCGATACCACTTCCTCTACTGAATCCTCTCCTTTCAGCTCGCCACTGCTCACCAGGTGCCCTGCCAAGTCTTCCCTCTTCAAAGCACTGAGCCATGAACTGCTGTTGTCAAGGAACATAAGGAAGGCAATGGTGTCCAGGAACAATTCCCTGTCCACAGATGAAGGCAGCTCGACAGACAATAGCCCCAATGTCATGAGGAGGGCATCAGATGGGTTAACCGAAGGCCTGCCGAGCAGCTACAGCCTGGCGCCACCGACCATTTTCCCCATGGACTTGACTCTGCACAGAGAGAGGGTAATGAAGGAGAGAATGGCACCCATAGGGAAAGATGGCAGCCTGAGACTCTCAGCAGAGTACTGCCCAGATAACCAAAGACTACGGGTTCGACTGATCAGTGCTGAAGGCCTCTATCCGCTCTCTGTAGACCCCAAGATTATCAACTGCAGCGTCAGCCTCTCTCTGGTGCCGGGAAAAGTCCAGAAGCAGCGCAGCACAGTCATCAGAAAGAGCCGTAATCCGATCTTCAATGAGGATTTCTTCTTTGATGCTATCTCAGAGGAAGACCTCATCCAGCGATCCCTTCgctttaaagtggtgaataaaATGTCCACCCTGAAAAGAGACTATCTCCTGGGTGACTGTGATTTGCCTCTTTCTAGCATCGTGACATCATAA